TGAGCCTACAGCTGCATCAGCACTTTCATCTGGGCCCCAGGTGAGCAGCCCCTGCCCCTAGttgcccccaccctggcccagagCCTAGGTCATTGTCTGCCCTGTGCTCACCCTGTGCCCATCTCATACCAACCCCTTCTCTAGCCCCAAGGCCATTAAGTGGggttagaccagcggttctcaacctgtgggtcgtgacccctttggcggttgaatgaccctttcacaggggtcgcctaagaccatcctgcatatcagatatttacattacgattcataacagtagtaacattacagttatgaagtagcaacgaaaataactttatggttgggtcacaacataaggaactgtatttaaagggtcagaaggttgagaaccactgggttagacgaTGAGAGACAGGGAACAAGATTCTCTCTTGGAGGCTTGGAGTCATATGACGTGGGTCCACGGGGTCCTTAGGGAAGTCACACCTGCTGGCTCAGCCTGTGTCCTCCACAGGATGGTGGTATTGGAGGCTGCAGAGCGGTCAGCAAATGTGTGGTCTCGCTTTTCCTTTCTGTTGGTGCTAGGTAGACAGACTGACTCCTTTCCTGGCTTCCCAGCTCGTGAGGTGAGGGGAAGCAGCGGTGAGACCCTCTTGACCACCGGGAGTCTAGGTCCAAGCAGGGGCTTTGGAACAGGGCTTATGGGTTGACCAACTGATcccctgcctctgggcctggtggggctgagaggatGAGGGCTCAGAGCTTGAGGGGTCCTGGGAATAAAGAGTCCCCTCAGCCAGGGCTGCTGCAGAGGACATGCTGGAGGAGGGGTTGCAGCGAGGATGGTGGCAGAGAATACACGGGCCAGCCAAAATGCGCCTCCGAAGGAAGACTTGGGTTTTGTTATGGAGAAAGGGctggcaggccagaagggacaaAGAGGTGGCCTTGGGAAGGCCTTTgtgttgattatttttaaattgcacccttttaaaaaataaagctaggccccggccagtgttgctctgtTGGCTAGTGCACCAAAGGGTGGcggattcgattcccggtcaaaggcatgtatctgggttgcaggtttgatccctggcccccagccaggtgcatgtgggaggcaaccaattgatgtttctctctctctctctctctctccccccctccgtctctccccctgcctccctcccttccactctctctaaaaattgatggggccctaactggtttggctcagtggatagagcgtcagtctgcggactgaaaggtcccaggttcgattccggtcaagggcatgtaccttggttgcgggcacatccccagtaggagatgtgcaggaggcagctgatcaatgtttctctcccattgatgtttctaactctctatccctctcccttcctctctgtaaaaatcaataaaatatatttttttaaaaattgatgggaaaaatatccttgggtgagggttaacaacaacaaaatttaaagCTAAGGTGAAAATCTCCTTTGACATCTACCCCCTGTCAGTTTGACATGTATTCTTGTAgaacattctctctcttttctgtacCCTTACAAGTGCCTGTGTGGTTGTGGTTTATATAAAGGTCTCATGCCATAtgcattgctcttttttttttttaaatgaataataacaCATCTTGGAGAACTTTCCACATCAGGACACACTGTACTCGGTTCCTTGCCTGCTGTGGCATTGCAGAGCATGGGTACACCAGCAAGTATTGTTACCCTCCCCACCCATCGCACGCCCCCACCATCCACATTGGCTGTTTGCCAGTTTTCAGGTCATAAGCAACCCTGCAGGGATGGGCTTCCTCATGCCCATGTACTGCTGCGGTCACACAGGTGTGGTTTAAATGGTCAGCAGAAATTCCCAAACTGCCCCCCAGAGCAGGCATATCAATGTCCCCTCCATGAAAGGGCCCTGGCCCCTCAGCAGGAATTTCTGCAGCCTCCAGGCCCTTCCTGGGGTGTGTCCCTGAGTCAGAGCCTGAGAGCTGGCTGGTCAAGCTCCTTGCAGAATCCTGGGCTGGTCACTTCCCTTCCTGCAGCCATGGTTTCGTACCCTCGGAGCTGTTTTCTTATGAGGACAAAAATGAGATAAAGGACGGAGTGTGCCTAGCCTGTGGGCCTTGGTAGATGTGAATTTCTCCCCCCGCGGGGGCCAACCTTTAGGGAGGCTCATCCGCCGGACTCACGACCCCCTCTCATGAGGCAATCTCCTTGCTTCCTCAGTGTGACAGGCACATCACTGGCAGTTGGGAGGTGTGCCGGAGGGTAGGCTTGGCCTGAGGATCTGCCAATTTTGAAAAGATACCCTTTCTGTTACCTGGTGCCCCCACCTCTCTATCCCAGGGCATGGAAGGGCGTCTCCTGCCACAGGGTGAAGCCATGGGGCCCAGGAAGTGTGAGGGGTTCTGCAGCTGATCAGGGAAGGGACATGGGTTGTCTCCCTACCCACATCTTCAGCCACAGGCTGTGACCTGGTGCTAagcggtcccctgcccaggatcCCCACTGCCCTGTTGTTCCTGCATCCTTTGCTGGGACTATCTGAGGCTGTGGCATCATCTGTCAGTCCACTAGGCCAAGGGGATACAGACGTGACAAAGAGGGATGAGGTCTCTGCCCTTAAGGCACCTACACCATATTGTCGGCAAATgagtataaataagtaaataaggtTGTTACAGAGTAGGCTGAGTGCTGTGAAGGAAGAAAACTGGGTAACATGGTAGAGAATAACGTTGGGGAACACTTGGTATATGATGTCTTTGTCCATTTGGGCTGCTAGGACAAATGTACCAGAGactggcttataaacaacaaaaatgtatttctcacagttgcagaggctggaagtctgagatcagggtggcAGCATGGCTGGGGTCTGGAGACAGCTCTCTTCAGGTTGCAGATGGCGTCTTCTCGATGTGCCCCTCACGTGGTGGGAGGAGTGAGGCAGCTCTCTGAGGTCTCTTATAAAGGCACCAACCCACCCTCATACTAATCACtttccaaaggccccacctccagcaCCATCACTgggggctgggatttgaacatATGAAtgtgaggacacacacacacacacacacacacacacacacacacgcacacacatgcacaaacacacatgcacacgcgcgcgcacacacacacatgcgcgcgcggTTAGGCCACGGCCCGAGGTGACGAGGGAGGGCTCCTCTGAGGTGTTTTAAGACAAGATCTTCAGTGAAGCAGGACTCTGGTTGCAGACCTTAGAAACCCCAGTAAAATAACAAGTAGACCCACATCCAAAGAATGAGTGTGTGGGCTTATCTCAGGAGGAAGTCTACAAGTGGCTAACTTCAAGCATGCAGGAATGTAGGCATTTAGATAATTTTGTCAGGAATCTCCTTCCAGCTCTCAGTCCTGATCTCCTGTGTTGCCTTCATTTGCAGGTTCTCTCCCTGCAGGTACTTTCTGCAAGTCCCCAGGAAATGGTAGAAAATGACCAGGATTGGTGTTCTAACTGGGTGAGAGATCATCCCTGAACTAAACTGATTGGCCAGGCCTGGGTCATGAGCTCATGCCAGCAACTAGGGGTCAACACAGCCAAACAACATGGACTGAGGGGGCAGAGTGCTGAAGCCCCCTAAATAGGAAGGTTTGGCTTTGACTTCTGGAGAAACGCATAGTGGGCCAGCaacgccaccccctccccatctctccagtgacgtggtggggtggtggtgctGCTGGAGCTCCGGGCAGAGGTGACAGAAAGTGCAAAGAGCTGGAGTGGGGATGAGAGCTCAACCTGCTGAGGTGGTCAAGAGGGCCCCTCACTCCCCAGATACCTTCTTGCAGCTCCTGGGTCCCCTTGCTTCCTCTGTCACAGCACCAGGACTGAACCTGGCTTCTCTGCCTACAGGCTGGGGCCCCTCTTCTGGGAGGTCTTCCTGTCCCCCTTCCCTGCGTGGGgtttccctggctgcctgggacAGGGAAGACCACCAGCTAAAGCAGACAAGGGGCAGGACCTGCCCCTGCAACAATGCCCAGTGTCCCTTACAAGGCCTTTAATGCATCCAAAGAAAGCACAGCCATGTCTTCAGGGACCCTCAGTCCCATAAAGAAGCAGAAAGTGACTAGACACTGTGCTCAGATCAGAAACCAAGGAATAGTACGATCATACCTGGCAGAGCCACAACTGCCCAGAGggtcttccctttcctctccctccctcttgtgttctctctctctctctctctctctctctctctctctctctccttcccacactCTGTACAGTCAAGAAGAGAAGTTCTGATAACAGGAAGTCAGGGGGAACTCCAGGCACTGTGACCTTGATGACAGATGCAGTGTGGTTTGGGGGGTAGAGTACTGGTACAGGGTATACAAGGAACACACCTCAAggcagaataataataattattataataacaatATTATACATCCAGGACAAACCTAGCTGCCCCAACCCAAATGCAAAATCTGTATATCCAGTAGAGTCCGGTGGCtagagggagggggtccccacctgcccccccaggCCTTACTCATACTGGCTCCCTGAGGAGGggcctgcccctcctccttctccctgatGAAGCTTGGCACAGGGTGGGGAGGCTGGCACTGCCAACACCGCCCCTCTGTGATGGGCATGCCTGCACAgggtagagaaagaaaggaggggaaccccacctccccccaatgGCCTGGCTGCGAGGGATGGAGGGGCAAGCCTGTGAGGGACCAAGGGGTGGTAGCTGTGGGGTGTGGCTACTCAGAGCCCCTCTCCGAACCCTCCTGGCTCTTCCTTCGGGCCTGCCCGTGGCAGGAAGGGGCCAGGGACACGCACAGCACAGACAGGGCATGCAGAGCGGGACCATGGCATGCTTGGCCCGCCAGGTGCCATCTGGCCAGCCTGGACTGTTGGACGGCTGTCAGAGGGCAGAGTGGGTGGTGGAGTCCAAGGGGCCCCTCTTGGGCTGGGCTGATGATTCAGTCTGtggtggggcctcctgggagttgGGCCCCGGGGCAGGCAGCTGCAGAAATTCTGGAAGCACCAGGTCCTCTTTGCGCAGAAGGCCCCTTTGGTCGTGGGCCCCGCTGCTTTGTACCCGGTTCAGCAGCTCCACCAGGCCTGGGGGTGGCCACAGGGTCAGGGGCCCACCCACACAGGCCCGCACACACTGTTCCCCCACAGTCCTGCTGCCACACTGTGGCCACAGCCTCCCACCCCTGCACCAATGCCCCCTCtggcccccatccctgccctgctgGTCCTCCAACCTCCTGTTCCAGCTCAGATGACATTTGGCCCCCTGATGCCATCTCAGTGCTCCCAACTCCACTGGTCCCTAGCTCCCACCATCCCCAAGGTACCTTCAATGTCACAGGTCTGTCGATTCCCAGTGACACTACTGGGAGCCTCGGCCAGGGAGTTGAGCGGCACTGGAGGGAGATGGATGCCCTTGTCCTGGGTTCCAGGTGTGGTGCGCTGCGAGAACGTGGGGTCAGAGCCACAACCAGGAGGGGAGGTGTGGTGGGCAAAAGAGGGCTCTCCGCCTCTCACTCACCTGGCTTCGGCGGGGAGATGTGTCGCCAGTTTCGGAAATCTTCACACCTGTGGCAGAGAGCGCCGCCTTTTGTGTTCATCTCCCGCCTGGAGCCCCCCTTGCTCCTGGGTCGGCCAGCCCCGGGGACCACGCATGGGGCCAACATTCCCTACCTGGGAGAGTGTCCAACACCAGTCTCTGGGCCGCCACCGAGCTCACTAGCTTCCCCAGGTCCAGCGGCTGCTTCTCGCCTGGCTGCGGGGTCAGGTCAGCAGCCCGCCGGCCAGGCCGCCCGCttcccgccgccccgccccgcccccgccccagccccgctGCTCACCCGGCGCAGCTCGATCTGGTGTGCGCTCAGGCAGTGCTTCGCCAGGATGGGCTGCAGCGCCTCCTGCAGCCGCTTGGTGGGTTTGGCCGAGATGAGCACCACGCGCTGCAGCGCCGCCAGCTCCAGCCTGCACGGGACCCTCGGGCTGCGGAAGGGCGGAGCGCCGGCCccgcctctcctccccacccacacccGCCAGCCCCGGGAGGAGGCGGGCCCTGAACCGGGGAGCCGAGCCAGCTTGGGGGTGGGGACTTAGTCCCGGGAGAGGTGTTAGCACCAGGGGAAGGGCCTGCAGGGAAGAACAGTGGCTTGAACACCGACCCCAACCCAGGCCTCGCGGGAGGGGCACTCACTGGAAGGTGATCCTGTTTTCCAGCCTCACTTCCTGGTCCGCCAGCACGGCGCAGTCCTGATCCAGGACCAGGGCCTTCTGCAGACGCCAGGCAGGGTCTGAGTCCTCCCCACCCCTCGCTATCCCCGCTGTCCCCGGGAACCACCTACACTTCTTTAGGGGCTGCCCTGAAGTTTAGAGGGAAGGGCGGATGGGCAGGTGAGAGGTACAGATGAGGATGCGTTAGGAACCTGGCTGGAGGCCGAGTCTGGTATGGCCAAGGCCAGGGAGAAGGGTGGCAAGATTGCTGGACAGATTGCAAAAAGAAGGGAGTTATGGGAaacctgggaggcagggagggcgaCGAAATGGTAATGGGGCTGTTTGGGTAAGAGGCAGGCTTAGGTCCTCGATCATATGGCGCCTCttcctggtccagggcagggTCTGCCTCCTGGACAGCTGCCCCTTGTCCCTCAGGCATGTGAATCCCACCCAGACCAGCTGGACGCAATTCCTCCTTCAACACCCGCCTTTGGGCAGCTACCCAGGCCTTGTCCCTTTTGGACATTTGTCCACTTCTCTCCAGCCCCACCTATTAAGGACACTTCTTGTGTCCTCGCTGCAAAAAGGGCTCTTCCCCCCATGTCTGCTGTGAGGACTGGAGGATgtgaagtgcctggcacagtgcctggcacacagtaggtacatAAACAGTAGCTGTAGGGATTACTGCTCCCAGAGGCTCTGCTACCTGTacggcccagggcagggaggcggCCTCTCCCCCCCCGTGGGCCTGTGCTGAGCCGCAGGGACAGGTGGAGTGTGGGTGGTGAAGTTATATTTAGCAGACGTGATCGGTCTGGGTGTGGAGGCTGCTCTGGAGGCTTGAGAGAAGGGGCAGAgctcttccctctcctgccctcacactCCCACGCTCTGGGCCTCTGAACATGCCCTGAACTTCTTAccacctccaggccttcactccccccacaactcctcctcctcctcctcaactgCTGCCTCTTCCAGGAAACCTTCCTGCAACCAACCAGGAATGCCTACCTCACCCCAGAAACCCtcgggcgggggtgtgggggggcggcGTTCCACTCCTCCTCCCTGATCACATCCTGTCTGGCTCACCTCCAGCCAGTGGACCTGGAGGACAGAGCTTAGGCCCAGGTCTCTCTGCCCACCCACCTGGCAGGGCCTTAAGCCTTATCTACTGGATGAATAAAACCCGACAGGCCTTCTGGGATGCAGCAGTCTTACTTTAGATACCTCCCTTACTGGAAGCCTTACTTTAAAGTGAGTTTTCCCCTAGACCCCTCTTTAAAGCTATGCTAATTTGCACCTAAAGGAAAGTTTTCATAGGTTAGGTGCATTTGGGTGCTCCTAGTAGCAGAGGAGGTGAGGGCTCCCCCAAATGGTCATTTCAGGGATGGGCAGTCTGAGCTGGGAGTGCTGCAGAAAAACCTTCAGAAACCATCAGAGTGAGGATGATGGGTGAAGCTGGAAAGCAGgatgggctggggggggggggggggagataagaTTTTTGGAGGCTGAGAGTGGATAACTGAGTTTAAGTGAGGAGTTGGTGCTGAGTTGATTTGGAGTTGGGCATGAGACAGGGGTAGGGTGGATAGGGGCTGGAAGCGGGTGAGGATATGGGATGGAATTGGAATTAGTGGTCCAGGGGATTAGGAATGGAAGTGGGGTTGAAGTGATAGCTGAGCAGAGACAGGAATGGGGTTGGGATCAGGATCAGGAAGGGAGTTGGGGACCAGGCCAAGTTCTCACCTGCTCGTTGCCCACCAGGTAGACCTTGATATCAGGTAGAGAGAGGCCTCGCTTCTCACAGATGCCGGCCAGCATGGCCCGGATGGTGAGGCCAGGTCGGGCCAGGACCAAGGAGGCTGTGCCATCAGGCAGGTACACGCAGCAATACTTCCCCTGCCGGCTTTCACTCTCACCTTCCGAGCTCCCAAGGCTCTTCCGATGGCTCTAATTCAGGGCAGGAGTGGTGAGGAGGTCGTGTGTACACATCCAGACAGGTCTACAGACCGGTAAGCTCACTGGGACACATACATGCAcgcatgcacccccccccccaagagcaCACCTGTCCTCTTACAGGAACACATGTACTGTATGCTCAACTAGGCATATGGGCACCCAGAGGCAGGTCCATCCACTGctaccccaccccccgccacacacacacacacacacacacacacacacacacatactgtgtACATCGGGCACACACATTGGCTGAAGAGGAGATGTCCTCACCATGGAGCCCAATATGGTGAGGACAGGTAGAAAGTAAGGAGATGGAGGGGCTGGCTATGGGGAGCAAGCTGGGGAGATGGATGTGGGGTGGTGGCCACACAAAGCGGCCCTAGCCCGcactttgcccccccccccccccccgcaggtgcTTACCTCAGATTTGCTGTTGAGGAAGGCgaggaagcccaggtccaggCTGGCGGAGGAGCTGAGGGAGCCCGGGCACTCCTGTCGCGAGGCCGGATTTGCTGCTGTGCCCGACAGTTCTAGGGGAGAGGCAGCAATAAGCaggcagcctcctccccagcccatccCTCTGTGAGGCCTGTCCCCGCCAGGGGACCCCGTTGGAGCGCCCTTGCCTGCGTCTAACGGGGTTTGGGTTCCTACAAGCATCGCTACTGAGGGAGCTTCCCAGACTTTGGGGGTCTAACCTGGGAACCTAACCGCCTGGGGAACGTGGTGGCCCCCGGGACCTGCATGTATCTCGGTTTTCACAAACGTACAGGCTGAGGACAGGTAGGAGGAGGGGGCATTCTCGAGGCTTGCCCaaacccccgcccccactcttCCCGAGGCCAGCTCCCGCTCTCACCCCTGCGGAAGGACTTGCGGAGCGGGCGGCCCCCGGGGCCCTCGGCCGGCGGCAgctgccccagctcctccacACCCAGCGGCAGCGACTTCCCGGGCTTCAGCTTCGGCTTCTGCAGGTGCAGGGGAGGCACTGGCACCGCATGCAGACCGCGAGCAACCCCGCAGATCCGCACCGGCCCCCTGTCCCCCGTAGCCCAGCGTCCGCACCTTCCTGGTGGCGTCGGGGCTGCCGAGGCGCAAGGAGTCAGGTTCCCGTAGGGGGCGCCCCTGGGCCTCCGCCAGGAGGCACTCGCGGTACAGCGGGGACTTGACGAAGCGCGCATAGCTGTCGAACTTCATCAGATTGAAGATCTACGGGGACGGGCGCCTCGACGGTGAGCTCGCGTCCCGCCGGGCTCCCGGGGTCGGCCTGGTCTCTAACTAGGGAGGGAGCCCGAGCCCTGCCCACCCGGCTCcgaggccccggccccgcccctgctcctgGCCCGCTCACATCTCAACCAAGCACCGCCCCTACCTTTGCTGCGTCCCGCCCCTGACACCCCCCCCCTTCACCACAGCCTCAGGTACCTACCCCTGAACAGCGCCCCGCCCCCCTATTTATTTGTCCCCAAGCCCACAACCACATTTCCCCCGCCCACCGCTCATCCCCGACCCGGCGCCGCTCAGGCTCCGCCCCTGGACCTGGCCCCGCCTCTTCTCCACGTGGTCCCCTCCGAGGCCACGCCCTCTCACCTGCAGCTGCTGTGCCCGGAACATGTCCGGCCGCGGCTCAGCCAGCATCTCCTCACCCACCCAGGCCTGCCGGTCGATGTTCACGGGGCTCAGCGCCTGGCTGGACAGGAACTCCTGGTAGATGTTGCGGGCCTCCTGAGCCAGCTGGGGCAGGCGGGACAGGAAACGGTCAGGGGCaccgcccaggccctggtcccagCTCTCCCTCCGCCTCAGCTCCCCGCTCGCCGCACCTGCTGGGTGTCGCTGGCAGGGATCTGCTGGAAGCGCTCACAGGCCTTCCAGAAAGTCAGGTTCTCAGCACTGAACTCCTTCTTCAGGAACTCCTGGGGCGGATGAAGGTCAGAGACCCAGTCAGGGGATGTGGTCAAAGAGATCGGGATAGAGTCTATCCGATAGAGCCTCAGGGCTAAGAGGCCAAGCCAGACCGATAGTGCCAGACAAACAGGCGGGGCCAGATTCagagcagagagaaaaagagaggggccCAGACAAGGGCAGAGAGAAACAAGTGCCCGCtgggaaaggaggaaaagggTGCCAAAGCTaagctgtggaggaggcagctgacagaGGAGTCCCACTGGCCAGCCTGAAGCTCTG
The sequence above is a segment of the Myotis daubentonii chromosome 5, mMyoDau2.1, whole genome shotgun sequence genome. Coding sequences within it:
- the RGS14 gene encoding regulator of G-protein signaling 14, whose protein sequence is MPGKPKHLGVPNGRMVLAVSDGELSSTVGPQDQSEGRGSSLSIHSLPSGPSSPFPTEEQPVASWGLSFERLLQDPLGLAYFTEFLKKEFSAENLTFWKACERFQQIPASDTQQLAQEARNIYQEFLSSQALSPVNIDRQAWVGEEMLAEPRPDMFRAQQLQIFNLMKFDSYARFVKSPLYRECLLAEAQGRPLREPDSLRLGSPDATRKKPKLKPGKSLPLGVEELGQLPPAEGPGGRPLRKSFRRELSGTAANPASRQECPGSLSSSASLDLGFLAFLNSKSESHRKSLGSSEGESESRQGKYCCVYLPDGTASLVLARPGLTIRAMLAGICEKRGLSLPDIKVYLVGNEQKALVLDQDCAVLADQEVRLENRITFQLELAALQRVVLISAKPTKRLQEALQPILAKHCLSAHQIELRRPGEKQPLDLGKLVSSVAAQRLVLDTLPGVKISETGDTSPRRSQRTTPGTQDKGIHLPPVPLNSLAEAPSSVTGNRQTCDIEGLVELLNRVQSSGAHDQRGLLRKEDLVLPEFLQLPAPGPNSQEAPPQTESSAQPKRGPLDSTTHSAL